From Cannabis sativa cultivar Pink pepper isolate KNU-18-1 chromosome 8, ASM2916894v1, whole genome shotgun sequence, a single genomic window includes:
- the LOC133030512 gene encoding uncharacterized protein LOC133030512 yields the protein MTRYTTKFDRFAKLAYGIVPTDFSKKEKYLVGLNAKIKHYLVITTNDTTTYAEIVDKALQAGGAVKFLQETREIPGAGGTTTLPIFGSRKESGDSTIEQKKRTFPSSGSSEQGKRFQENQGKGGRQTYSYPECPRCKKHHPRTSNRRAYIQGGSVGHLRKDCPQLKKEEPKLEAKPAPARVFAITQADAAASPTVVTSQLLINGFAFTVLFDSGATRSYISSRVLNQLGRPSDIFEMGFGTLLPNGELIISRKWVRSVLIRVEDRKLSADLVELPLAKFDIILGMDFFSKYSASINCKQKMVTFQPDNEEPFIFVGSVQGSRVPRISALKAKDLLRSECVGFLAVVVDFSKPVLLGPEEVKVVKEFLDVFPEELPGLPPQRDINFIIDLILGAEPISKAPYQMAPAELKELKIQLQGMLDLGFTRPSVSPWGAPVLFVKKKDGTLRMCIDYREINKLTIESKYPLPRIDYLFDQLQGKMGHIVRKDRIMVDPWKIEVVKNWPRPKTVAEVRSFLSLAGYYHRFVEALPCDQEKFVVYCDASRHGLGCVLMQADKVIAYASQQLKDYVQRYLTHDLELAAVDLNMRQRRWLELVKDYDCEILYHPGKANVVADALSRKGPDQTFNMVMISPKLASEMSRENIEFVIEKLHNLTLQSDLLERIKVAQLEDPELLKFREDVLASKAKDFSISYSGILLFKTRVCVPGNNELKKEILDEAHTTPYSLHPGTTKMYQDLKPYFLWYGMKRDVVDYVTKCLTLDQYADLYVKEIVRFHGLPKSIVPDRDPKFTSKFWVSLQKAMGNNLKFSTAFHPQTDGQFKRTIQILEDRLRACVMDFGGSWSKYLPLIEFSYNNSYQSTIGMAPY from the exons ATGACTCGATATACAACCAAGTTTGATCGCTTTGCTAAATTGGCCTATGggattgtgccaaccgattttagTAAGAAGGAAAAGTACTTGGTAGGGTTAAATGCCAAGATTAAGCATTATTTGGTTATTACTACAAATGACACCACAACCTATGCTGAAATTGTTGACAAGGCTCTTCAAGCTGGAGGAGCAGTTAAGTTCTTGCAAGAAACCCGAGAGATTCCTGGTGCTGGTGGGACCACTACTCTTCCTATTTTTGGCTCTAGAAAAGAGAGTGGTGATTCCACTATTGAGCAAAAGAAGAGAACTTTCCCATCTTCGGGGAGTTCAGAGCAAGGTAAAAGGTTTCAAGAAAACCAGGGTAAAGGGGGACGTCAGACTTACtcctatcctgagtgcccgcgctgcaagaaacatcatcctaGGACTAGTAACCGAAGAGCTTATATTCAAGGTGGATCGGTGGGGCACCTCAGGAAAGATTGTCCCCAATTGAAGAAAGAGGAACCTAAGCTTGAAGCTAAGCCTGCACCAGCACGTGTATTTGCCATCACTCAGGCAGATGCTGCCGCCAGCCCTACAGTAGTCACAAGTCAGCTTCTTATCAACGGTTTTGCTTTTACagttttatttgattcgggtgctACACGATCATATATATCATCAAGAGTTCTTAATCAGCTTGGTAGGCCTAGTGATATATTTGAGATgggatttggaaccctattgcCTAATGgggaattaattatttcaagaaagtggGTTAGATCGGTGTTAATTAGGGTTGAAGACAGGAAATTGAGCGCTGATCTTGTGGAGTTACCATTGGCcaagtttgatattatactcgGGATGGACTTTTTTTCCAAATACTCTGCTAGTATTAACTGCAAACAGAAAATGGTAACTTTCCAACCGGACAATGAggaaccatttatttttgttggttcggttcaagGTTCTCGTGTCCCAAGAATCTCAGCATTGAAAGCTAAGGATTTATTACGCAGTGAGTGTGTAGGATTCCTAGCGGTTGTAGTGGATTTTAGTAAACCAGTGTTACTTGGACCTGAAGAGGTTAAAGTGGTTAAGGAATTCCTGGATGTGTTTCCAGAGGAATTAccggggttaccacctcagcgggacataaattttattattgatcTAATACTTGGGGCAGAACCTATTTCAAAAGCACCTTACCAAATGGCACCTGCAGAACTAAAAGAACTGAAGATACAACTTCAAGGAATGCTGGATTTAGGGTTCACCCGACCAAGTGTGTCTCCTTGGGGAGCTCCAGTCCTAtttgtaaagaagaaagatgggacccttcgaatgtgtattgactatcGAGAGATAAACAAGTTAACCATTGAAAGcaaatatcctttacctagAATTGActatctgtttgatcaacttcaagGCAAGATG GGGCATATTGTCAGAAAGGACAGGATTATGGTCGACCCATGGAAGATTGAAgtagtgaagaattggcctagaccAAAAACAGTCGCTGAAGTTcgtagttttctcagtttagCGGGTTACTATCATCGTTTTGTGGAAG CCTTACCGTgtgatcaagagaaatttgtggtgtattgtgatgcatcaagGCATGGTTTGGGTTGTGTGTTAATGCAGGCAGAtaaagtcatagcctatgcttcacaacaactgaaagattatgtGCAGCGCTATCTAACTCATGACCTGGAGCTTGCAGCAGTG gatctgaacatgagacaaaggagGTGGTTAGAactagtgaaggactatgactgtgaaatcctgtatcatcctggaaaggcaAATGTTGTGGCAGATGCCTTAAGTCGGAAAGGACCTGATCAGACTTTCAATATGGTAATGATTTCTCCTAAATTAGCCTCGGAGATGTCTAGGGAAAATATTGAATTCGTGATCGAGAAGTTGCATAATCTGACACTTCAGTCAgacttgttggaaagaattaaagtggCACAACTAGAAGACCCTGAATTGCTTAAGTTtcgagaagatgtcttagcAAGCAAAGCTAAGGACTTTTCGATCTCTTATAGTGGAATATTGTTGTTTAAAACTCGTGTGTGTGTCCCTGGTAacaatgagcttaagaaagagattctggatgaagctcacactaCCCCTTactcgttgcatccgggaaccaccaagatgtatcaagatctgaaGCCATATTTTttgtggtatgggatgaagaggGATGTGGTTGATTATGTCACTAAGTgtttaacct tggatcagtatgctgatctgtatgtgaaggagattgTTCGCTTTCATGGGTTACCAAAGTCTATCGTTCCAGATAGAGACCCTAAATTTACCTCGAAGTTCTGGGTGAGTTTGCAAA